TTCTTCAGTATCGCGGCCGGAAACAGGTTCAAGCCGAGGACGCGGTCCCACACCAGGTTGTACTTCTGGCTCCACGAACCCGGACGGTCGAACGCGAGGCGGAAGTGATCGCCATCATCGGCTTCCCTCGCCCAGCGCGCCGCGTACTGCTCGGCCAGCGCTCGATACGCCGTCGCATTCGCCGCCTCGCCACGCATCTCGCACAGCCGGGCAAAGGCGCCAAGAGCCACGATCGCCTTCGCGGAGAGATTGACGTTGTGCGCGAGGTGACCGGCGAAGTCGTCGGTGCAGAGCTGGTTTTCGGGGTCGAAACCGCGGTCGCGCAGGTACTCGGCCCACTTGGTGAGAACCGGCCAGTACCGGCCGGCAAAGGCCGCGTTACCCTCCATCTGCGCAATGGCCGTCACGAGGATCAGCATGTTGCCGGTCTCCTCCACCGGCATCTGATCCTCCTCGGTCTTTTCACCGCCACCGTACACCTGCCCGGTCGCGTGCGGATACGTTCCGAGATCGTGCGGCGCGAACGGGAATCGCCACCGCGGCGAGCTCGCATAGTCGAGGTTCGACACCACGAGTGCCTTGGCGAGTGACGGGCCGAATAGCAGGTACTGCGGGGCCATCGGGTAGATCACGTCCACTGTGGCAATGCATCCGTTGCTGAAGTTCTCTTTCGGGAAGAGGAGCGGCTGGCCGTTCTCGTCGGCCACGAGCTTGGTGGCCGCCAGCGTTTGCCTGAATGCCAGCGCCCCGAGTTGCGCATAGCGTTCGCCGCCGGCACCCGTCAGATCGTGCATCAACTCGTCATCGAACGCCGCCGCCTTGGCGTCCAGTTTGACTCGATCGCGCGCCGCGGCGATCAGCGCGCCATCGATCGAGGTCCCGTTGCGCCGCCAGTACGCACGCAGATCGCGCGAGAAGTACCGAATCGCCGAGACATCGTCATAGGCGAGCATCGCCCACCGCTCGGCAGGCGTGACACCGACGGCGCCGAGTTCCCATGCCACGGCCATCGCCAGTCGGGACTCCGAGACCGGCGCCGGACGCGTGGCGTCAGCGGTTGACGCGAGGCGACCTTCAGCGACGAAGGTGCGACGCATCCGACCGCCGTTCCCGCCGGCAACCACGGTTCGCGGATCCGCCGGAGCCGCAAGATATCCGTAGCCCCAGTCGATGCGCACGTCATCGCCCGCCCGGCCCAGGACAGGCTGAGTGACGGTGCCCACCCGCGCCACTGAGAGACCGCTCACAGCCGGGTAGTCGAGTTGGACGACCTGGTCCGGCGTGTTGACCGCGACCTCCGCGCCGCAATCGAAGTAGACCTGCACCTGGTGAGCGTGGCCGTCAATCGACCGGACGCCCCACTGGAGATACGTGACTGGGCGGGACAACAGATCGAGATCCGACGGCAGCGACGGCGTGAGGAATGTCAGCGTGACCTCGACCGTGGCGTTCGCGAAGCGGTAGACGGTGCGGGTTGGCTTCACCGTCAGCGCCTGCTGGAGGAGCGCGGCGGTGTCGGCCGGCGTCGCCCCCATCACGCGAAACGCCTGACCATCGACGCGGACCAACGAGGTCAACGGCTGCGCGCGGCCGGTCCAGTGGACGGTGGCTGCGTCGGTGAGGCGGTCGGCCGGTGACCAGATTGAGAAGTACGGATCGTGCGCGACGAGGGGAACGGCAGGCGGCCGGAAGGCCGGCGCCGCCGGCCCGCCAGCCGCGACGGACGCAGCCGCGGCCTGCCAGACGACAGCCATGATGGCGCTCGCGAAAAGGAGCAGCGGCGATCTCCGACAGAGCATGCGAAGTCTCCTCGATGTGGTACCCGACGAGTGGCGCCATCCGGCCGGGCGAAACCCGGCAACCTGATTGGGGACATTCTGCCGGAAGTGCGGTCTGCACGGAAAGAAAAAGGCGGCTCGGCGGTGGCGGGTGTCAGCCGCTGAAATGACATACACTTCGAGAGTACGAGGTGTTCATGTCGCTACGTCACCTGCTCGCGTTGACTGCCGCTCTCACCGCCCTGTCCCAGGTCCAGCCGATAGCTCAACGCCCCACCGAACCGACGAGCGAGCCGGGGCAGGACGTTCTGACCGCCTGCTGCGGTGCCCTGCGGTACCGGATGATTGGGCCGTTCCGCGGCGGCCGCACGAAGGCGGCAGCGGGTGTCCCCGACGAGCCGAACGTGTTCTACATCGGCGTCTGCAATGGAGGCGTGTGGAAGACGACTGACTATGGCCGGACATGGGCGCCAATCTTCGACGACCAGCCAACCGGCTCCATCGGCGCCATTGCCGTGGCGCCGTCCGATGCGAACATCGTCTACGTCGGGAGCGGTGAAGGGCTGCAGCGCCCCGACCTGTCGGTTGGCGACGGCATCTACAAGTCCACGGACGCCGGGCGCACGTGGCGACACCTGGGCCTGCGTGACGGCCAGCAGATCCCGCAGATCGTCGTGGATCCCAGGAATCCAAGCCGGCTCTGGGTGGCCGTGCTCGGGCACCCGTACGGGCCGAACGACGAACGCGGAATCTTCCGGTCGGTCGACGGCGGAGTGACGTTCCAGAGGGTTCTCTACAAGGACGAGAACACCGGAGGAATCGACGTCGCCATCGACCCGACGAATCCGGAGATCGTCTACGCCGTGCTGTGGGAAGCGCGGCAGGCACCTTGGGAGAACGGCAGCTTCAGGGGGCCTGGCAGTGGCCTCTACAAGTCCGCCGACGGAGGGACCACGTGGCGCCAGGTGACGGCCGGCCTGCCAACGTTCGAGCGTGACGGGCTCGGGCGGATCGGCATCGCCGTGGCACCAAGCAAGCCGGCGCGCCTCTTCGCCACGATCCAGGCGGACCGCAACGGCGGCCTGTATCGCTCCGAGGACGGGGGCGAAACCTGGGGGCGCATCAACGCGAACGAGTTCGTAACCGAACGCGGCGACGATTTCGCGGAGGTGAAAGTCGATCCGCGCAATCCCGACATCGTCTACTCCGCCAGCGTGGTCACATGGAAATCCATGGACGGCGGCAAGACGTTCACCGCGCTACGAGGTGCGCCAGGCGGCGACGACTACCATCGGCTCTGGATCAACCCCCTCCACCCCGAGATCATACTCCTCGCCTCTGACCAGGGAGCCGTCATCACCGTCAACGGCGGCCAGACGTGGAGTTCGTGGTACAACCAGCCCACGGCGCAGTTCTACCACGTCAGCACGGACAACTCATTCCCCTACCGCGTCTGCGGCGGCCAGCAGGAGAGCGGCTCCGCCTGCGTGGCCAGCCGGGGCGACGATGGGCGGATCACGTTCCGCGACTGGCATCCGGTGGGCGTGGACGAGTACGGATACGTGGCGCCGGATCCACTCGACCCGGACGTCGTGTACGGCGGCCGCGTGAGCCGCTACGATCGCCGCAACGGCGAGGTGCAAAACGTGGCCCCAGTCGTCCTGCGTGGCGAAGGCGCGGGCTATCGGGTGCTGCGGACGGCACCGACGCTGTTCTCGCCCATCGATCCAAAGACGCTGTACTTCGCGTCGAACACGGTCTGGAAGACCGCCGACGGCGGACGGCACTGGTCGGCGATGAGCCCCGATCTGACACGCCCCTCGTGGGACGTCCCGACCGTCGTGGGCAAGTACCGCGGAACGCCCGGCGCGACGCCGACTGGTCGAGGCGTCGTGTACACCCTTGCGCCGTCACCACTCGACATCAACACGATGTGGGCCGGCACCGACGACGGGCTGATTCATCTCACGACCGATGGCGGCAAGACGTGGAACAACGTCACGCCGCCCGACGTGACGGCCTGGGCCAAGGTGTCGCTCATCGACGCGTCGCACTTCGACGCGCACACCGCCTACGCGGCGGTCAACACCATTCGTTTGGACGACCTCCGTCCTCACATCTTCCGCACGCGCGACGACGGCCGCACGTGGGCTCCTGTCACAACCGGCATCCGAAGCGGTACGACGGTGAATGCGGTACGCGAGGATCCGAAGCGGCGCGGCCTCCTGTTCGCCGGCACGGAGCAGGAGGTCTACGTGTCGTTCGACGATGGCGATCACTGGCGGTCGCTGCGCCTGAACATGCCGGCCTCGTCGATCCGCGACCTCGTCGTGAAGGACGACGACCTCGTCGTCGCAACGCACGGCCGCGCGTTCTGGATTCTCGACGACATCACACCGCTCCGTCAGGCTGATGCGCAGGCCGTTGCCGCAGACGCCTTTCTCTACAAGCCGCAGGACACGTGGCGCGTCCAGTGGAACAAGAACACCGACACGCCGTTGCCGCCCGATGAGCCTGCCGGCCAGAATCCGCCCGACGGCGCGATCATCAACTACTGGCTGAAGACCGCGCCGCCAGGGCCCGTTCTGATCGAGGTACTCGACGGGGCCGGGCGCCGTATTCGCCGCTTCTCGAGCGCGGAACGGGTCGAACCCGTGAAGGACATCGGCAACTGGCCGGCGTACTGGCTGCGACCGCCGCAGGTACCACCGGCAACGGCAGGGATGCACCGGTTCGTGTGGGACCTGCGCCTCGCGCCGCCGAAGGCCTTCGAGTTCGGCTACCCAATCGCCGCGACGCCTCATGACACGGCGCCCGAACCGAAGGGGCCGTGGGTGCTTCCGGGCCGGTACACGGTGAAGCTGACGGCTGGCGCCGCCGCGCTCTCACAGCCGCTGGTGGTCAGGATGGATCCTCGGGTGAAGACTCCTCAGGAAGACCTCGACCGACAGTTCACGCTGTCGATGCGGCTCTACGACGCGATCGCCCGGGTGCACGACGCCATCGTGACGCTCGAACCTTCCGCACCGGCCCACGTCCGCGGCAACGAGGACCCGGAGCGGCCCGACGGGCGCCCCACGACGCCGGCCGCGCGTCTCCGCGGACTGCACGATCGTCTGCTCGAGATCTACGGCACCATCCAGGAGGTGGACGCCCCGCCCACCGCGGCCGTTCTCTCCGCGGTGGAGACACTGCTGCGGCAGGTGGACGAGTTGGCCGGACCCGCGCCCCGGCAGTAGCCCGCTGTGGGCTGCTCATTCTGCCCGCAAGGCCGTCAGCGGATCGACGCTGGTCGCCCGTCTCGCGGGCAGATAGCTTGCGGCCGCCGCGACGACCAGCAGGGTCACTGCGACGGCCGCGTAGGTGGCCGGATCAACGGCGGTCGTCTGGAACAGCAGCCGACCGAGCAATGATGTCGCTCCGACCGCGAGGGGCAGGCCGACTCCAAGACCCAGCAACGCCAGTCTCACGCCCTGCCGCATCACGGTCCGGCGAACGGTGTCCGCCGGCGCGCCGAGTGCCATGCGGATGCCGATCTCGCGGGTCCGCTGCACCACCGAGTAGCTCAGAACCCCGTGCACTCCTATCGTCGCCAGCCCAAGCGCGACGAAGGCAAACAGACCGATCAATACCGTGGCGAACCGCCGGTCGGACGTCGTCCGACGAACGGTCTGCTGGAGCGTCTCGAGGCCGAACACGGCAAGAGCGGAGTCCTGCTCGCGGACGGCCATCCGGATGGCGGCCGCCAACTCGTTCGTGCCCTCGCGGGACGCCGAGCCAGCCGTCCGCACCAGCAACACTTCCGCCCCTCCGATGGGTGGAGCCTGCGCAATCGGCAAGTACACCGCCAGCGGCGGGTTCTCCGCCAGACCCTGGAAGCGCTCGTTCGCCACGATGCCAACGATCGTACGCTTCACACCCCAGAACGCGACATGCGCGCCAAGTGGTTCCCGCCGGTCGAAGAACCGTCTCGCCGCCGCCTCGTTCATCAGGAGCACTGGCGGACCATCGGTCGTGTCCGTCTCGCGGATCACGCGCCCCGACACCACGGGAAGACCCACCGTCCGGAAGTAGCCGGGTGAGACCATTCGGATTGAGATCTCCGGCCAGGTCCTGGCCTCCGCTTCACGCCCCACGATCGAGAACGAGGTCGTGAAGCCAGGGTCCACTGGATGGCTTCCCGCCACGGCCGCAGCCACGACGCCGGGCAGGCTCGCGGCGCGATCGAGGAGGCGCTGGTTGAACCGGTGGATTTCGCCGAAGTGCGGCCAGTTCGCCAGGCTGGCGGGATAGCGAGCGCCCGGCAGCTGGAATTCCGCTTTCGTGACGCCGGGCGTCTGGAAGCCCGCGTCCACGGCTTCGAGACGCCAGTAGCTCTTGGCCAGGAGTCCAGCGGCCGTGACGAGGACAACGGCCGCGGCAACTTCGACGACCACCAGCGTCGCCCGAAGACGCGAGCCGTCGCGGGTCCCCGACCCCTGTCGCTTCCCGTCTGTCCGCAGGGCGTCCTGCAGGTTCACACGCCAGGCCTGCAGCGTCGGCAGGGTGCCGAAGACGACACCGACCAACGTCGCGACGACGAGCGTCAACAGCAGCACCCTGAGATCGAGCGATGCGGCGTCCATCCGGGGCACACCGCCGGGAGCAATCGCCATCAGGCCGCGCAGGGTCAGATACGCGACGCCGACGCCAACCGCCGCCGCCCCCAGCGACAGCATCAGGCTCTCACTCAGGAATTGCCGCGCCAGCCGGCTCCATGACGCCCCGAGCGAGGTCCGAACCGCGACTTCGTGCACCCGCGTCGCGCCCCGGGCGAGCAGGAGATTCGCCACATTGACGCACGCGACGAGCAACAACAGGCCGACGCCGCCCATGAGCCCGTACAACGTCGGCCGAATCCGTCCGAACACGACGTCGGTCATCGGCTCGACGAACACCCCTCGACCGGAGTTCACCGGATAGGTTCGCTCCAACCGGGAGGCGACCGCCGACAGTACCTCTTGAGCACGCGCGGGTGCGACGCCCGGCTCGAGACGACCGAGCACGAGGATGGGATGCGTCGAGCGCGCGAATCGTCGAGGGTCGGGCCGCAACGGCAACCACACGTCAACACGCGCCGCCGCCTCTCGATCGACGAACGTCCGCCCGTACGCGGCGCCCGCCAGAATCTGCTGCACGCCGAAGTCCGCTACGTCCGGCACGACGCCGACAATCCCGTACGGCACGGAATCGATCGGCAGGGTGGCGCCGACGATATCCGGCCGGCCGCCAAAGGCGCGTCTCCACAGCGACTCGCTGATGAGCGCGACGGGCGTCCCGGCCGGTCCGTCGTCCTCCGGGAGGAACGCCCGCCCCATCACCGGTCTCACGGACAAGACCGGGAAGAGCGTGTGCGTCACGCTGAGGATCGTCAACCGCGTGGCCTCGCCGCCTGGCGGCGTCAGGCTACCCGCACTCCCCATGAAGGCG
This Vicinamibacterales bacterium DNA region includes the following protein-coding sequences:
- a CDS encoding DUF4965 domain-containing protein, producing the protein MLCRRSPLLLFASAIMAVVWQAAAASVAAGGPAAPAFRPPAVPLVAHDPYFSIWSPADRLTDAATVHWTGRAQPLTSLVRVDGQAFRVMGATPADTAALLQQALTVKPTRTVYRFANATVEVTLTFLTPSLPSDLDLLSRPVTYLQWGVRSIDGHAHQVQVYFDCGAEVAVNTPDQVVQLDYPAVSGLSVARVGTVTQPVLGRAGDDVRIDWGYGYLAAPADPRTVVAGGNGGRMRRTFVAEGRLASTADATRPAPVSESRLAMAVAWELGAVGVTPAERWAMLAYDDVSAIRYFSRDLRAYWRRNGTSIDGALIAAARDRVKLDAKAAAFDDELMHDLTGAGGERYAQLGALAFRQTLAATKLVADENGQPLLFPKENFSNGCIATVDVIYPMAPQYLLFGPSLAKALVVSNLDYASSPRWRFPFAPHDLGTYPHATGQVYGGGEKTEEDQMPVEETGNMLILVTAIAQMEGNAAFAGRYWPVLTKWAEYLRDRGFDPENQLCTDDFAGHLAHNVNLSAKAIVALGAFARLCEMRGEAANATAYRALAEQYAARWAREADDGDHFRLAFDRPGSWSQKYNLVWDRVLGLNLFPAAILKKEMSFYRRVIGRYGLALDDRRLYTKLDWITWTATLTGDRADFDALIDPIYEFLNATPQRVPMTDWYWTHDATKAGFQARSVVGGVFLRLLYDAAVWRKWSGRQ
- a CDS encoding ABC transporter permease; its protein translation is MPRGSRTRAAIRILVRLLPSDFRLDYGAEMERTFEEQRRAARGEEGRLGVVRLWTQLIGDIARTAPREHLAQLRQDLAYAWRGMRANAGLTSVIVVTLALGIGANTAIFSVVDSVLLRPSPIAGLDRLVMIWETDRTSKTTREPASVPDYLDFAERTGSLGRMAAFMGSAGSLTPPGGEATRLTILSVTHTLFPVLSVRPVMGRAFLPEDDGPAGTPVALISESLWRRAFGGRPDIVGATLPIDSVPYGIVGVVPDVADFGVQQILAGAAYGRTFVDREAAARVDVWLPLRPDPRRFARSTHPILVLGRLEPGVAPARAQEVLSAVASRLERTYPVNSGRGVFVEPMTDVVFGRIRPTLYGLMGGVGLLLLVACVNVANLLLARGATRVHEVAVRTSLGASWSRLARQFLSESLMLSLGAAAVGVGVAYLTLRGLMAIAPGGVPRMDAASLDLRVLLLTLVVATLVGVVFGTLPTLQAWRVNLQDALRTDGKRQGSGTRDGSRLRATLVVVEVAAAVVLVTAAGLLAKSYWRLEAVDAGFQTPGVTKAEFQLPGARYPASLANWPHFGEIHRFNQRLLDRAASLPGVVAAAVAGSHPVDPGFTTSFSIVGREAEARTWPEISIRMVSPGYFRTVGLPVVSGRVIRETDTTDGPPVLLMNEAAARRFFDRREPLGAHVAFWGVKRTIVGIVANERFQGLAENPPLAVYLPIAQAPPIGGAEVLLVRTAGSASREGTNELAAAIRMAVREQDSALAVFGLETLQQTVRRTTSDRRFATVLIGLFAFVALGLATIGVHGVLSYSVVQRTREIGIRMALGAPADTVRRTVMRQGVRLALLGLGVGLPLAVGATSLLGRLLFQTTAVDPATYAAVAVTLLVVAAAASYLPARRATSVDPLTALRAE